From Aspergillus chevalieri M1 DNA, chromosome 4, nearly complete sequence, a single genomic window includes:
- a CDS encoding uncharacterized protein (InterPro:IPR004827;~go_function: GO:0003700 - DNA-binding transcription factor activity [Evidence IEA];~go_process: GO:0006355 - regulation of transcription, DNA-templated [Evidence IEA]) codes for MAGAQTSPNSHPDQYPLQPNVEFIFTSDESWSHIEDMALRRRIQNKAAQRRYRRKIREQAASTAGHRIPVPLTMEPPPDLPWYPNSAQGPNTTRTREHTPALSWNPETSAFRNGTPSEPWQYQGQDDLLFPPSGDLSRPSSASSCFSANAFSQDAGYLDQTERGFYGALPIDDPFLAVGVPERNFQSSPLPLCSKDTNADRLAKRIKKTLDELSLLYDIGIELELVPQDNDMFTQLESLKKAFCKAMKVA; via the exons ATGGCAGGCGCTCAAACATCGCCCAACTCCCATCCGGACCAATACCCTCTACAGCCCAATGTGGAATTTATATTTACCTCTGACGAGAGCTGGTCTCACATCGAGGATATGGCCCTGCGAAGACGAATTCAGAACAAAGCCGCTCAACGAAGATATC GCCGCAAAATAAGAGAACAAGCAGCATCCACAGCGGGGCATCGGATTCCCGTTCCTTTAACGATGGAGCCTCCCCCCGATCTGCCTTGGTATCCCAATTCTGCACAGGGGCCGAATACGACAAGAACGAGAGAGCACACTCCGGCGCTATCATGGAACCCGGAAACAAGTGCATTTCGCAACGGGACGCCGAGTGAGCCATGGCAGTACCAGGGACAGGATGATTTACTTTTCCCTCCGTCGGGTGACCTCTCTCGTCCGTCATCGGCATCGTCTTGCTTCAGTGCAAACGCATTTTCTCAAGACGCGGGCTATTTGGATCAAACCGAGCGGGGTTTTTACGGGGCACTGCCTATTGACGATCCGTTCCTTGCCGTCGGGGTACCCGAACGTAATTTCCAG TCATCGCCTCTTCCGCTGTGTTCAAAAGATACAAATGCAGACCGCTTAGCGAAGCGCATTAAGAAGACACTGGACGAACTATCTCTACTGTACGACATTGGCATTGAACTGGAGCTGGTACCCCAGGATAACGATATGTTTACTCAGTTGGAGAGTCTAAAGAAAGCGTTTTGTAAGGCCATGAAGGTGGCATGA
- a CDS encoding SDR family oxidoreductase (COG:Q;~EggNog:ENOG410PQAK;~InterPro:IPR036291,IPR002347;~PFAM:PF00106,PF13561;~go_process: GO:0055114 - oxidation-reduction process [Evidence IEA]), whose amino-acid sequence MASYLVTGSSKGLNLGFCNILASKPASEVSKVFATARRHTDALKDLISRYPQRVEFVLMDVLSEESVQKATEQVEKSLGGKGLDVLINGVGIMPFAPEGVHTVNNLDFILNSNVLGAHLVTRNILPLLRKGNLKKVANISTSLGSITLAPKYHTHMPTPAYKISKAALNMLTVQYAMDFADQGFTFFAICPGWVKTDLGGEFADLTIEQSVNAILNVVFNSTPQANNGKFMNIHVPGWERSEGINQYNGGEIPW is encoded by the exons ATGGCTTCGTACCTGGTCACCGGAAGCTCCAAAGGTCTCAACCTGGGCTTTTGCAATATCCTTGCTTCCAAGCCTGCTTCCGAGGTTTCAAAGGTTTTTGCAACTGCGCGCAGACATACCGATGCTTTGAAAGACTTGATCTCACGGTATCCCCAGCGCGTCGAGTTTGTATTAATGGATGTGCTCTCCGAGGAGAGTGTCCAGAAAGCTACGGAGCAGGTTGAAAAGTCTCTCGGCGGCAAGGGTCTAGATGTTTTGATCAATGGAGTGGGGATCATGCCTTTCGCACCGGAGGGTGTTCACACAGT AAATAATCTCGACTTCATTTTGAACAGCAATGTTTTGGGCGCCCATTTAGTAACCAGAAATATTTTACCGCTtttaagaaagggaaatTTGAAGAAGGTTGCTAACAT CTCCACGTCACTTGGCTCGATTACACTGGCGCCGAAGTACCACACGCACATGCCTACGCCAGCGTACAAGATCTCCAAGGCAGCCCTTAACATGCTCACGGTACAATATGCCATGGATTTTGCGGATCAAGGCTTCACATTCTTCGCCATCTGCCCAGGG TGGGTGAAGACGGATCTTGGGGGCGAATTTGCCGACTTGACGATAGAACAAAGTGTGAATGCAATCCTGAACGTTGTATTCAACTCGACCCCCCAGGCAAACAACGGAAAATTCATGAACATCCATGTGCCAGGGTGGGAGAGGTCCGAGGGCATCAACCAGTACAATGGTGGTGAAATTCCGTGGTAG
- a CDS encoding uncharacterized protein (COG:S;~EggNog:ENOG410PWVF;~InterPro:IPR011333): MNNESTSYYTSIIKSPQFTFLVGKDRTPMTIHASIVQGKSDPLAAMINNGLMKESTTGVAILDDVDVDVFGGLCEHLYTGRYTTPICTVNDAEKTYPEDKKVTRSRFPWIPYLNRRAMTSTNPRSPDFNDNNMRHAQLCISYYLTVSFRELNFDACRCASKTSTPDIIFHARLYVLATRFLVESLREQSLASLHRDLEQLIDKTSDIGLIIDLLHVTYSLTGKSEPGGGSALRELVSHYAASKAPELSKHAMFRELLEASSDIGTDIIMNLTT, encoded by the exons ATGAACAATGAAAGCACGAGCTACTATACATC AATTATCAAGTCGCCACAGTTCACCTTCCTTGTTGGCAAGGACCGAACCCCCATGACCATCCATGCGAGCATCGTTCAAGGAAAATCAGATCCCCTGGCCGCTATGATCAACAATGGGTTGATGAAGGAGTCGACAACGGGCGTAGCGATACTTGATGATGTCGACGTTGATGTGTTTGGGGGGCTTTGTGAACACTTATACACTGGCAGATATACGACACCTATTTGCACCGTGAATGACGCTGAGAAAACATATCCCGAAGACAAAAAAGTGACGAGATCAAGGTTCCCGTGGATTCCGTATCTGAACCGCCGCGCGATGACGAGTACCAACCCGCGGTCCCCCGACTTTAATGACAATAACATGAGACATGCTCAGCTTTGTATTTCCTACTATCTAACTGTCAGTTTCCGCGAGTTGAATTTTGATGCTTGCAGATGCGCATCAAAAACTTCCACCCCTGACATTATCTTCCATGCTAGACTATACGTGCTGGCAACCAGATTCCTGGTTGAGTCGCTGCGTGAACAGTCCCTCGCGTCTCTCCATCGGGACCTCGAACAACTCATTGACAAGACATCGGATATCGGTCTAATTATTGACCTTCTCCACGTCACTTACAGTCTTACCGGAAAGAgcgagcctggaggggggtCTGCGCTTCGAGAATTGGTCAGCCATTACGCCGCCAGCAAAGCTCCAGAGCTGTCCAAGCACGCTATGTTTCGCGAGTTATTGGAAGCCTCTAGTGACATCGGAACGGATATCATCATGAATTTAACGACATGA
- the aspf2 gene encoding major allergen Asp F2 (COG:O;~EggNog:ENOG410PHRJ;~InterPro:IPR024079,IPR039124,IPR029482;~PFAM:PF13933;~SECRETED:SignalP(1-16);~go_function: GO:0008237 - metallopeptidase activity [Evidence IEA]) gives MASLIPFLLLSSAVSAIPTPVQNQTTTSPSPWDSDAVSQYPIHSSCNATQRLQIETGLNESIALAAHAKEHILRWGNKSSIYRKYFGNRPLFEPIGIYELLNSGDKGSVLFRCDNPDGKCEIDGYAGHWRDTAAPNETVICDLSYIERRSLTTMCSLGYTVSNSETNTFWAADLLHRLFHMPPIGQNWVDHFADGYDEVIELAASNKSVSTRDSETLQYFALEAYAFDIVVPGVGCPGEHDHEHDHEHTEDIIIII, from the exons ATGGCGTCCCTTatccccttcctcctcctctcctcggCCGTGTCAGCGATTCCCACCCCCGTGCAGAATCAAACCACCACATCACCATCTCCCTGGGACTCAGACGCGGTAAGTCAATACCCCATCCACTCAAGCTGTAACGCGACCCAGCGTCTGCAGATCGAAACTGGCCTCAATGAGTCCATCGCTCTAGCCGCGCACGCAAAAGAGCATATTCTCCGCTGGGGTAACAAAAGCTCGATTTACCGGAAGTACTTCGGGAACAGGCCTCTGTTTGAACCAATTGGCATTTATGAACTCCTGAACAGCGGTGATAAGGGCAGTGTGCTTTTCCGGTGCGATAATCCGGATGGGAAGTGTGAAATCGACG GTTATGCCGGCCACTGGCGCGACACGGCCGCCCCTAACGAAACCGTCATCTGCGATTTGAGCTACATAGAGCGCCGCTCTCTGACTACCATGTGTTCCCTCGGGTACACAGTCTCCAACTCCGAGACGAACACCTTCTGGGCTGCAGATCTGCTGCACAGACTTTTCCATATGCCTCCGATTGGCCAGAATTGGGTTGATCATTTCGCAGATGGTTATGATGAAGTTATTGAATTGGCTGCTAGCAACAAGAGCGTTTCGACGAGGGACTCGGAGACTTTGCAGTATTTTGCGCTGGAGGCTTATGCGTTTGATATTGTTGTTCCGGGCGTTGGATGTCCTGGAGAGCATGATCATGAGCATGATCATGAGCATACTGAggatattattattattatttaa
- a CDS encoding ribonuclease H family protein (COG:S;~EggNog:ENOG410QDNB;~InterPro:IPR012337,IPR036397,IPR002156;~PFAM:PF13456,PF00075;~go_function: GO:0003676 - nucleic acid binding [Evidence IEA];~go_function: GO:0004523 - RNA-DNA hybrid ribonuclease activity [Evidence IEA]) — MRKARAAENRIQRLCQSHGLAPGLARQVQVAAVQSVALYGAELWWQGQKDRLVGIQLMINRQARAITGMMKSTPVGPLVREAGLAPAEALLEARQLKYTTRLLSLPENHPAKEILPVSFREGDQHAQPGEQTPGNRQWAERNNRGPWSLGQHLARQLANILPVDPSGGFESTTQTTSSQFPGQIEMLPGPEALAAAQSLPPELAIWSDGSRLENGKSGAGIAWQEPGGTWKTWGFPLGKGYEVFDAELLGVVRALQLAEKVGDQRPVTILLDSQAAIARMRHTQPGPGQALVIQAHAIAKRLHARGCQTTIQWVPGHAGIEGNERADQAAKQAASKPPGRGPREISLAFTCRARTEAITAQRQRWLNKELGQRSQQGQRTYRPQRNWRLDRAAATAPKRLASRYFQLKSGHAAIGTYLHRIQVREDATCEGCGISRETIHHLLFECREWRHQRNRLYKDLETDGVLRPTTAEEYPQGRLLGEPKATRALLQFLASTSIALPRAHLQQTAERARRDDEWGLEALEEAVRTGEG, encoded by the coding sequence atgcgcaaggcacgggctgcagaaaacagaatacaacgcctatgccagagtcatggactggccccagggctagctcgtcaggttcaagtagcagcagtgcaatcagtagccctgtatggagcagagctctggtggcagggccagaaggatcggctagtgggtatacagctcatgatcaatcgacaggcccgtgcaattacTGGCATGatgaaatccactcctgtagggccactagttcgtgaagcgggcctggcaccagcagaggccctattGGAGgctcgacaattgaaatacactacccggctgctcagcttaccagagaaccacccagctaaggagatcctcccagtgagcttccgggaaggggatcagcacgcccaacctggggaacagaccccagggaaccgacaatgggctgagagaaacaaccgaggcccatggtccctgggacaacaccttgctcgacaactagccaatattctaccagtggacccatctgggggctttgagagcacaacacagacaaccagcagccagttcccaggccaaatagagatgctaccaggtccagaggccctagcagcagcgcaatctctccctccagagctagcaatctggtcagatggatcaagattagagaatggcaaaagcggggcagggattgcctGGCAAgagccgggaggaacatggaagacctgggggttcccattaggcaagggatatgaggtctttgatgcagagcttctgggggttgtacgagcactccagttagcagagaaagtgggagaccaaagaccagtcactatcctgttggactcccaagcagccattgcaaggatgcgacacacccagccagggccaggccaagcattagtgatccaagcacatgctatagccaagagactacatgcccgaggttgccaaaccactatccaatgggtgccgggacatgcagggatagaagggaatgagagagccgaccaggcagcaaaacaggcagccagtaagccaccaggaagaggcccaagagagatatccctggccttcacctgtagagcccgaacagaagccattacagcacaaaggcagagatggctcaacaaagaacttggacagcgatcccaacaaggtcaacgaacatacagaccacagaggaactggcggcttgacCGGGCAGCCGCAACGGCTCCCAAGcgcctagcaagccgttattttcaactgaagtcaggacacgccgctataggaacatacctacatcggatccaggtccgggaggatgcaacctgtgaaggatgcggtatatcaagggagacaatacaccatcttctctttgaatgtcgggaatggcgacaccaacgaaacaggctctacaaggacctagagactgacggggtcttgagacccaccactgcagaagaatatccacaaggacgactcctaggagagcccaaagctacaagggcattgctacaattcctagccagcaccagcatagctctaccccgggcgcacctacagcagacggcggaaagggcccgaagagacgACGAATGGGgattggaagcattggaggaagcagttagaacaggagaggggtag
- the ltpA gene encoding tyrosine protein phosphatase LTP1 (BUSCO:EOG09265A08;~COG:T;~EggNog:ENOG410PN7B;~InterPro:IPR036196,IPR023485,IPR017867,IPR002115;~PFAM:PF01451;~go_component: GO:0005737 - cytoplasm [Evidence IEA];~go_function: GO:0003993 - acid phosphatase activity [Evidence IEA];~go_function: GO:0004725 - protein tyrosine phosphatase activity [Evidence IEA];~go_function: GO:0004726 - non-membrane spanning protein tyrosine phosphatase activity [Evidence IEA];~go_process: GO:0006470 - protein dephosphorylation [Evidence IEA]) produces MSNSNSVNVLFVCLGNICRSPMAEGVFRNVAASHPQINEIDSAGTGAYHVMEPPDPRTMSTLRSHGIKNYNHAARKVTREDFLTFDYLLAMDKYNLRDLLDERAAVLASLGKGGGAGKKGSKAAAAAAAAEAKGEDVKVAEVRLFGDFGKEGVVHERVGGGEVVQDPYYGGTNGFEEVYQQVVRFSQGFLEHLEKRK; encoded by the exons ATGTCCAACTCCAATTCCGTCAACGTCCTCTTCGTCTGCCTCGGCAACATCT GCCGCTCTCCCATGGCCGAAGGCGTCTTCCGCAACGTCGCCGCCTCCCACCCCCAAATCAACGAAATCGACTCCGCCGGCACAGGCGCCTATCACGTCATGGAGCCCCCGGACCCGCGCACGATGTCCACCCTGCGCTCCCACGGCATTAAAAACTACAACCACGCCGCCCGCAAAGTCACCCGCGAGGACTTCCTGACCTTCGATTACCTGCTCGCCATGGACAAGTACAATCTGCGGGATCTACTGGATGAGCGTGCCGCTGTGCTTGCGTCTTTGGGTAAGGGCGGTGGTGCTGGGAAGAAGGGAAGtaaggctgctgctgcggcggcggcggcggaggcgaaGGGGGAGGATGTCAAGGTTGCGGAGGTGCGGCTGTTTGGGGATTTTGGAAAGGAGGGTGTTGTGCATGAGCGCGTGGGCGGAGGTGAGGTCGTGCAGGATCCGTATTATGGGGGGACGAATGGGTTTGAGGAGGTTTATCAGCAGGTGGTCAGGTTTTCGCAGGGGTTTTTGGAGCAtttggagaagaggaagtaa
- the chsA gene encoding chitin synthase I (CAZy:GT2_Chitin_synth;~COG:M;~EggNog:ENOG410PF8Q;~InterPro:IPR004835,IPR004834,IPR013616;~PFAM:PF01644,PF08407,PF13632;~TransMembrane:7 (o556-575i596-619o631-653i665-689o709-731i837-857o877-903i);~go_function: GO:0004100 - chitin synthase activity [Evidence IEA];~go_function: GO:0016758 - transferase activity, transferring hexosyl groups [Evidence IEA];~go_process: GO:0006031 - chitin biosynthetic process [Evidence IEA]), protein MSYNRLDPDPYGEDEHAHMMHPYAQRTPSPGHPLNGYQLADNPYAPPGHLEMPSSDRLAEQPTYSVTRLPNSYGHNEAYEDHGPNVGYPGYDYTLDPEAHHDAYYTEPYRPTATPEEDYDLGHQQNFQDDHTPILQHPENPFGPEKYSDEYHDDPGLAHTPSPAPLRRWKTVKEVQLFNGNLVLDCPIAPRLLSQVPHAEPPGRDEFTHMRYSAATCDPNDFFEERFTLRQKLFAKPRHTELFIAVTMYNEDDFLFARTMGGVFKNIEHMVSRTSSKTWGKDAWKKIVVCVISDGRAKINPRTRAVLAGLGVYQDGIAKQQVNGKDVTAHIYEYTTQMAVELKGQHVSLKRGAVPVQMIFCLKEKNQKKINSHRWFFQAFGRVLDPNICVLLDAGTKPGKDSIYHLWKAFDVEPMCGGACGEIKVMLSHGKKLLNPLIAGQNFEYKLSNILDKPLESSFGFITVLPGAFSAYRYVALQNDKNGQGPLERYFLGEKMHGSNAGIFTANMYLAEDRILCFEIVSKRNCRWLLQYVKSSTGETDVPDRMAEFIMQRRRWLNGSFFAAVYAIAHFYQIWRSDHSFIRKTMLMVEFIYQTIAMLFAWFGIGNFFLVFHILTTYLGDKELLGTAGKVLGVIFEWLYLATLVTCFVLALGNRPGGSNKFYMTMVYFWIGIMIYLAFAAVFVTVRSIQQQVEKHSFTFSDLFTNKQFFSIIVSLGATYVMWFIASFIFLDPWHMFTSFIQYILLTPTYINVLNIYAFCNTHDITWGTKGDDKAEKLPSANLKPGGKVDVNIPQDDGDLNAQYEAELAKFAVKPPKEEKTIPEEERQADYYKGFRSAVVLVWVFCNFALAAVVLNAAGMEQFSSDSDSTENQRAEIYMAVILWSVAGISIFKFMGAMWYLVVRMFRGV, encoded by the exons ATGTCCTACAATCGCTTAGATCCAG ACCCCTACGGGGAAGATGAACACGCTCACATGATGCATCCTTACGCCCAGCGCACACCCTCGCCAGGACATCCATTGAACGGCTACCAGCTGGCAGATAATCCTTATGCGCCACCTGGACACCTGGAAATGCCCTCCAGCGACCGTTTGGCGGAGCAACCAACA TACTCGGTGACCAGGCTGCCCAATTCCTACGGACATAATGAAGCCTACGAAGACCACGGTCCGAACGTCGGTTACCCTGGGTATGACTACACCCTCGACCCCGAGGCTCACCACGACGCCTACTACACCGAACCGTACCGACCTACGGCTACGCCAGAGGAGGACTATGATCTGGGACACCAGCAAAACTTCCAGGACGATCATACTCCCATTTTACAGCACCCAGAAAACCCCTTTGGTCCGGAGAAATACAGTGACGAGTACCACGATGACCCGGGGCTTGCGCACACACCCAGTCCGGCCCCGCTCCGGCGATGGAAGACGGTCAAGGAAGTGCAGTTGTTCAACGGAAACCTCGTGCTCGACTGCCCCATCGCACCACGACTGCTCTCGCAAGTGCCCCACGCTGAACCTCCGGGGCGTGATGAGTTCACGCACATGCGTTATTCGGCTGCAACATGCGATCCGAACGATTTCTTCGAAGAACGCTTCACGCTGCGTCAGAAGCTTTTCGCCAAACCGCGACACACGGAATTGTTCATTGCCGTCACCATGTATAATGAAGATGACTTCCTGTTCGCGCGCACAATGGGCGGTGTTTTCAAAAACATCGAGCACATGGTCTCCCGCACGAGCAGCAAAACCTGGGGCAAGGATGCTTGGAAGAAGATTGTCGTCTGTGTGATCAGTGATGGCCGTGCTAAGATCAACCCGCGGACTCGCGCTGTTCTGGCTGGTCTGGGTGTCTACCAGGACGGAATCGCCAAGCAGCAGGTCAACGGCAAGGACGTAACAGCCCACATTTACGAGTACACCACTCAAATGGCCGTGGAACTGAAAGGCCAACACGTCTCGCTGAAGCGCGGCGCGGTCCCGGTGCAGATGATCTTCTGCTTGAAGGAAAAGAACCAGAAAAAGATCAACTCTCACCGTTGGTTCTTCCAGGCATTCGGTCGCGTGTTGGACCCCAACATCTGCGTTCTTCTGGATGCAGGAACAAAACCCGGAAAGGATTCTATCTACCATCTGTGGAAGGCTTTTGACGTGGAGCCCATGTGCGGTGGCGCCTGTGGTGAAATCAAGGTCATGTTGTCGCACGGCAAAAAGCTCCTGAACCCGCTAATCGCTGGCCAAAATTTCGAATACAAGCTGAGCAACATTCTCGACAAACCACTGGAATCCTCGTTTGGTTTTATCACTGTGTTGCCAGGTGCCTTCTCCGCCTACCGATACGTCGCTTTACAAAACGATAAGAACGGCCAAGGTCCTTTGGAACGGTACTTCCTGGGTGAAAAGATGCACGGTTCGAATGCGGGTATCTTCACAGCAAATATGTACTTGGCTGAAGACCGTATTCTGTGTTTCGAAATTGTGTCCAAGCGGAACTGCCGTTGGTTGCTGCAGTACGTCAAGTCGTCGACGGGTGAGACTGATGTGCCAGATCGTATGGCGGAATTCATCATGCAGCGTCGtcgttggttgaacggtagTTTCTTCGCTGCTGTATATGCCATTGCGCACTTCTACCAGATCTGGCGGAGTGATCATAGCTTCATCCGGAAGACGATGTTGATGGTTGAGTTCATTTATCAGACGATCGCTATGCTCTTTGCCTGGTTCGGTATTGGCAACTTCTTCCTGGTCTTCCATATCCTTACGACTTATCTCGGTGACAAAGAACTCCTGGGTACGGCTGGTAAAGTTCTCGGTGTCATATTCGAATGGCTCTATCTCGCGACTTTGGTAACTTGTTTCGTCCTGGCCTTGGGTAACCGACCTGGCGGTTCGAACAAGTTTTACATGACCATGGTGTACTTCTGGATTGGAATCATGATCTACCTGGCGTTCGCCGCGGTGTTCGTGACCGTCCGATCTATCCAGCAGCAAGTCGAGAAACATAGTTTCACGTTCTCGGACTTGTTTACCAACAAGCAGTTCTTCAGTATCATAGTGTCTCTGGGCGCGACGTATGTCATGTGGTTCATCGCGTCGTTTATCTTCCTGGACCCATGGCACATGTTTACTTCC TTCATCCAATACATCCTCCTCACCCCAACCTACATCAACGTCCTCAACATCTACGCCTTTTGCAACACCCACGACATAACCTGGGGCACGAAAGGCGACGACAAAGCCGAAAAACTGCCCTCCGCAAACCTCAAACCCGGCGGCAAAGTCGACGTCAACATCCCCCAGGACGATGGCGACCTCAATGCGCAGTACGAAGCGGAACTCGCCAAATTCGCCGTCAAACCACCAAAGGAGGAAAAAACGATCCCTGAAGAAGAGCGCCAGGCAGACTACTACAAGGGTTTCCGGAGTGCCGTCGTGCTGGTGTGGGTGTTTTGCAACTTTGCGCTTGCTGCGGTTGTGCTTAATGCCGCGGGTATGGAGCAGTTTAGTTCGGATAGTGACAGTACGGAGAATCAAAGGGCGGAGATTTATATGGCTGTGATTTTGTGGAGTGTGGCGGGGATTTCGATTTTCAAGTTTATGGGGGCTATGTGGTATTTGGTTGTGAGGATG TTCCGCGGCGTTTAA
- a CDS encoding uncharacterized protein (COG:S;~EggNog:ENOG410PR8N;~InterPro:IPR036875,IPR001878;~go_function: GO:0003676 - nucleic acid binding [Evidence IEA];~go_function: GO:0008270 - zinc ion binding [Evidence IEA]) produces the protein MERQKQNSLAILNTADVLTKGTRKIMHKMDLMEAEIHDLRAANEALSKRRRAKKTRLRKGGSLSILEAQELGDQMEVEVQLKEETRIRAGRRPRTETRARRCGNCGKAGHNARSCQIVVETSEEDDSE, from the coding sequence atggaaaggcaaaagcaaaacagcctggcaatcttgaacactgctgacgtccttacaaaaggcacgaggaagataatgcataagatggatttgatggaagcagagattcatgatcttcgggcggcaaacgaggcccttagcaaacgccggagggctaaaaaaacacgtctaaggaaaggagggtcgctttcaatactggaagctcaggaattaggggatcaaatggaggttgaggtgcaactaaaggaggaaacacgcattagggctggtcggcgaccgcggactgagacacgcgcgcggcgctgtggcaattgcggaaaggccggacacaatgcgcgttcctgtcagatagtagtagagacgtctgaggaagatgattctgaataa
- a CDS encoding uncharacterized protein (TransMembrane:1 (o37-64i)): MACRPKVTPPYYKRFYSTVGDMVSGIFEIIFEGILPFFVAVVLILVILFVCFLVCMMVAGALGYDVGMDEKKKTEQEKGERRNKEDSQSSNECEKKAPGAAGCDGSGTGGNGEVDEKTRLRVEIEMLEGILRARKERLGELNKD; the protein is encoded by the coding sequence ATGGCCTGCCGACCGAAGGTCACGCCTCCCTACTATAAACGCTTTTACTCAACTGTTGGAGACATGGTCTCTGGCATCTTTGAAATCATCTTCGAAGGTATTCTTCCGTTTTTTGTCGCGGTTGTTCTTATCCTTGTGAttctttttgtttgcttCTTGGTTTGTATGATGGTTGCGGGTGCGTTGGGGTATGATGTTGGgatggatgagaagaagaagacagagcaggagaagggtGAGCGTCGGAATAAGGAAGACAGTCAAAGTTCGAATGAATGTGAGAAGAAGGCCCCCGGGGCTGCTGGCTGCGATGGTTCCGGGACCGGGGGAAATGGGGAGGTGGATGAGAAGACCAGGTTGAGGGTTGAGATTGAGATGTTGGAGGGGATATTGAGAGCTCGGAAGGAGAGGCTTGGGGAGTTGAACAAGGATTAA